The Castor canadensis chromosome 13, mCasCan1.hap1v2, whole genome shotgun sequence genome has a window encoding:
- the LOC109701715 gene encoding olfactory receptor 1J2, translating into MKKENQSGMSEFFLLGLPIRPEQQGIFFALFLAMYLTTVLGNLLIILLIRLDSHLHTPMYFFLSHLAFTDISFSSVTVPKMLMDMQTNHKSILFAGCISQMYFFIFFTDLDSFLITSMAYDRYVAICHPLHYTTIMREELCTLLVAVSWILSCASSLSHTLLLTRLSFCAANTIPHFFCDLASLLKLSCSDIFLSELVMFTVGVVVITIPFICILVSYGYIGTTILRVPSTKGICKALSTCGSHLSVVSLYYGAIFGQYLFPTLSSSIDKDIIVAIMYTVVTPMLNPFIYSLRNKDMKEALGKLFGRATFFSL; encoded by the coding sequence ATGAAGAAGGAGAACCAGAGCGGCATGTCCGAGTTCTTCCTCCTGGGGCTCCCCATCCGGCCAGAACAGCAGGGCATCTTTTTTGCTCTGTTCCTGGCCATGTACCTGACCACCGTGCTGGGGAACCTGCTCATTATTCTGCTTATCAGGCTGGACtctcacctccacacccccatgtacttcttcctcagccACTTGGCCTTCACTGACATCTCTTTCTCATCTGTCACTGTCCCAAAGATGTTGATGGACATGCAAACTAATCACAAGTCCATCCTCTTTGCaggatgcatttctcagatgtattttttcatattttttactgACCTGGACAGCTTCCTGATTACATCAATGGCTTATGATCGATATGTTGCCATATGTCACCCTCTCCACTATACCACCATCATGAGAGAAGAGTTGTGCACCTTACTAGTTGCTGTATCATGGATCCTGTCCTGTGCCAGCTCCCTCTCTCATACCCTTCTCCTTACCCGGTTGTCCTTCTGTGCTGCTAACACCATCcctcatttcttctgtgaccttGCTTCCCTGCTCAAGCTGTCCTGTTCAGACATCTTCCTCAGTGAGTTGGTCATGTTCACAGTAGGGGTGGTAGTCATTACTATACCATTTATATGTATACTGGTGTCTTATGGCTACATTGGGACTACCATCCTAAGAGTCCCTTCAACTAAGGGGATCTGCAAAGCATTATCCACATGTGGTTCTCATCTCTCTGTGGTGTCTCTGTATTATGGGGCAATATTTGGACAGTACCTTTTCCCAACATTAAGCAGTTCCATTGACAAGGACATCATTGTGGCTATCATGTACACAGTGGTCACACCCATGTTAAACCCTtttatctacagcctgaggaacaaggacATGAAAGAAGCCCTTGGAAAACTCTTTGGTAGAGCAACATTTTTCTCACTGTAA
- the LOC109701716 gene encoding LOW QUALITY PROTEIN: olfactory receptor 1J1-like (The sequence of the model RefSeq protein was modified relative to this genomic sequence to represent the inferred CDS: substituted 1 base at 1 genomic stop codon) → MRPENQSCMSEFLLLGLPIQSEQKGVLFALFLAMYLTTVLGNLLIILLIRLDSHLHTPMYFFLSHLDFTDISFSSVTAPKMLMDMQIQHLSICYKGCISQTYFFIFFADLDSFLITSMAYDRXVAICHPLHYTTIMSQSLCIMLVAVCWVIACACALLHTLLLTWLSFCAKCIVPYFFCDLGVLLKLSCSDTSLNQLVIFTAGFAAIMLPFLCILFSYGHTGFTLLRGPSTKGICKALSTCGSHLSVVILYYGTIIGLYFLPSPSSTNDNSIISSVMYTVLTPMLNPFIYSLRNKDMKGALRRLLHKKTYFSN, encoded by the coding sequence ATGAGGCCTGAGAACCAGAGCTGCATGTCTGAGTTTCTCCTCCTGGGGCTCCCCATCCAGTCAGAGCAGAAGGGTGTGTTGTTTGCTCTGTTCCTGGCCATGTACCTGACCACCGTGCTGGGGAACCTGCTCATTATTCTGCTCATCAGGCTGGACtctcacctccacacccccatgtacttcttcctcagccACTTGGATTTCACTGACATCTCTTTCTCATCAGTCACAGCTCCAAAGATGTTGATGGACATGCAGATCCAGCACCTATCCATCTGTTATAAGGGGTGCATTTCACaaacatattttttcatattctttgctGACTTGGACAGTTTCCTTATCACTTCAATGGCCTATGACAGATAAGTGGCTATCTGTCATCCTCTGCATTATACCACTATCATGAGTCAAAGTCTTTGTATCATGCTGGTAGCTGTGTGCTGGGTCATTGCTTGTGCTTGTGCTCTTTTGCACACCCTCCTCCTCACCTGGCTTTCTTTCTGTGCTAAGTGCATTGTCCCCTACTTCTTCTGTGACCTTGGTGTTCTGCTCAAGTTGTCCTGCTCAGATACGTCTCTCAACCAATTGGTAATCTTTACCGCAGGGTTTGCAGCCATTATGCTACCATTTCTGTGCATCCTGTTTTCTTATGGTCATACTGGGTTCACCCTCCTTCGGGGTCCCTCTACCAAAGGAATCTGCAAAGCCTTGTCCACTTGTGGTTCCCACCTCTCAGTGGTGATTCTCTATTATGGGACAATTATTGGTCTCTATTTTCTTCCCTCACCCAGCAGTACCAATGATAATAGCATAATTTCTTCAGTGATGTACACAGTGCTCACTCCCATGTTGAACCCCTTCATTTATAGCCTgag